The Acidobacteriota bacterium DNA window AGACTCGGTCTCGTCGGGGCATCTCATAGCCAAGGGAGAGTCGCCCCGCTGGAGCGGGGCCTCGGCCTCGCCGCATAGCTCAGCGCAGTAGGTTCCCACGCTTGAGCATGGGAACCAGAGAACTGGGATGCATGGTGGGCTGGCGCCCACCCTACCCATGCTCTGACCGGTAGCTCACGTAGGGTGGGCGCCAGCCCACCAGGTTGACGGAGGCGCTTCTTGAGCCTGCGCGGGTCGCGGGGGCTCAGGACTCTTCGCTCTCCGGCACCGGTTGGGAAATGTGCCACAGCTCGCCCGCCGGGCCCCAGAGATAAACCACCTTCATGCCCCAGGGCTCGTCCTTCGGTGGGGCCACGCGGACGGTTTCGTAGCGGTCCGGGAGCTGGGCTTCGCGGATGTGGTCGTACCAGGCCTGGGCGTCGTCCACCACCAGCTGGAACATGAAATTCTCCGCCCAATCCTTCTGGTAGTACTTCTGCAAGAGAAACCGATGCTCACCGGCCTGGAGCTCCGCCAGGCCTTCTACCTGCCAGTTCAGTTGGAAACCCAGCTCCTGATAGAAGGCTTTGGAGAGCTGGTGGTCCTTGGAGGGAACGAAGACCTTGAGGTCGCGGATCTTCCGGGGTGCGGGCATGGGGAGGCTCC harbors:
- a CDS encoding VOC family protein, which codes for MPAPRKIRDLKVFVPSKDHQLSKAFYQELGFQLNWQVEGLAELQAGEHRFLLQKYYQKDWAENFMFQLVVDDAQAWYDHIREAQLPDRYETVRVAPPKDEPWGMKVVYLWGPAGELWHISQPVPESEES